One genomic segment of Natrononativus amylolyticus includes these proteins:
- a CDS encoding conditioned medium-induced protein 4 has product MDEKTEELRDIFTSVTDGEDTVTESQEDTRGSLEQDERTVEERLEAVITQMHDRYGFETDLSDEELIAVAEGFYDGESDAEIADSIGIDAETVFDARLAMHLIGEDDADEVDLAVIRAREESDAELAERYGVDTADISRYRRVADAKDESRAANDRYRDEFDSLLGDSDISDRMATDVREDGLEDATEGMETDVSF; this is encoded by the coding sequence ATGGACGAAAAAACCGAGGAACTGCGGGACATCTTCACCAGCGTCACCGACGGCGAGGACACCGTCACCGAATCGCAAGAGGACACCCGCGGCTCGCTCGAGCAGGACGAACGAACCGTCGAGGAGCGTCTCGAGGCCGTTATCACGCAGATGCACGACCGCTACGGGTTCGAGACCGACCTCTCCGACGAGGAGCTGATCGCCGTCGCGGAGGGGTTTTACGACGGCGAGAGCGACGCCGAGATCGCCGATTCGATCGGGATCGACGCCGAGACCGTTTTCGACGCGCGCCTGGCGATGCACCTGATCGGCGAGGACGACGCCGACGAGGTCGACCTCGCCGTGATCCGCGCGCGCGAGGAGTCCGACGCCGAACTCGCCGAGCGCTACGGCGTCGACACCGCCGATATCAGCCGCTATCGTCGCGTCGCCGACGCGAAAGACGAGTCGCGGGCGGCAAACGACCGCTACCGCGACGAGTTCGACAGCTTACTCGGCGACTCCGACATCTCCGACCGAATGGCGACCGACGTCCGCGAGGACGGCCTCGAGGACGCCACCGAAGGCATGGAAACCGACGTCTCCTTCTGA
- a CDS encoding CRISPR-associated protein Cas4: MTLVTFSDLRTAAYCPRKCYYVRRDDDREPPPGVDRRRALATRYEALLEADDDELAAEPIALGPAAYRERLAESRRRLAAADRWRPLCEPRERNVLAEGRHVRGVVHKVLTDPLEPSLVSTGKPPETGVWEPQSVHAVAAAKALAWEHETPVERAWLEYPAYGVIRAVPLTTRRKAIYRRTLRTVRELDGPPPRLGNRSKCRSCGYAAECGVRTRTLRSLIQRFTG, translated from the coding sequence GTGACGCTCGTCACCTTCAGCGATCTCCGAACGGCCGCCTACTGCCCGCGCAAGTGCTACTACGTCCGCCGCGACGACGACCGCGAGCCACCTCCCGGCGTCGACCGTCGGCGCGCCCTCGCAACCCGCTACGAGGCGCTTCTCGAGGCCGACGACGACGAACTCGCGGCCGAACCGATCGCCCTCGGACCGGCGGCCTACCGCGAGCGCCTCGCGGAGAGCCGTCGGCGCCTCGCGGCGGCCGACCGGTGGCGCCCGCTCTGTGAACCGCGGGAACGCAACGTTCTCGCCGAGGGCCGCCACGTTCGCGGCGTCGTCCACAAGGTACTCACCGATCCCCTCGAGCCGTCCCTCGTCTCGACCGGAAAACCGCCGGAGACGGGCGTCTGGGAGCCCCAGTCGGTCCACGCCGTCGCGGCGGCGAAGGCCCTCGCCTGGGAGCACGAGACGCCGGTCGAGCGGGCCTGGCTCGAGTACCCCGCCTACGGCGTGATCCGCGCCGTCCCGCTGACGACTCGTCGGAAGGCGATCTACCGACGGACGCTCCGGACGGTCCGCGAACTCGACGGACCGCCGCCGCGTCTGGGAAACCGGTCGAAGTGTCGATCCTGCGGCTACGCTGCCGAGTGCGGCGTTCGTACCCGGACGCTGCGGTCGCTCATACAGCGGTTCACGGGGTAG
- a CDS encoding L-threonylcarbamoyladenylate synthase, translating to MTDLESAAAAIDAGELVVYPTETVYGLGADALEPAAVERVYEAKGRDRSNPISMAVPSVPAALEFVRATDRERQFMARFLPGPVTVLCRRRERVPDVLTAGGDRVGIRVPDHPLALSLCERAETPITATSANVSGRPSARRPGDLDAEIRDVARVVLEAGETAGTESTVVDVSSGTIHRRGTLADEIEAWLATR from the coding sequence ATGACCGATCTCGAGTCCGCCGCAGCCGCGATCGACGCCGGCGAGCTGGTCGTCTACCCGACCGAAACCGTCTACGGCCTCGGCGCCGACGCGCTCGAGCCGGCCGCCGTCGAGCGCGTCTACGAGGCGAAGGGCCGCGACCGGTCGAACCCGATCTCGATGGCCGTCCCCTCCGTGCCGGCGGCCCTCGAGTTCGTCCGCGCGACCGACCGCGAGCGGCAGTTCATGGCCCGGTTTCTCCCCGGGCCGGTCACGGTGCTCTGCCGGCGCCGCGAGCGCGTGCCGGACGTCCTCACCGCCGGCGGCGACCGGGTCGGGATCAGGGTGCCGGATCACCCGCTCGCGCTCTCGCTGTGTGAGCGCGCCGAAACGCCGATCACGGCGACCAGCGCGAACGTCAGCGGGCGACCGAGCGCCCGCCGACCCGGCGACCTCGATGCCGAAATCCGCGACGTCGCCAGGGTCGTCCTCGAGGCCGGCGAGACGGCGGGCACCGAGAGCACCGTCGTCGACGTCTCGAGCGGGACGATCCATCGCCGCGGCACGCTCGCCGACGAGATCGAGGCCTGGCTGGCGACCCGGTAG
- a CDS encoding redoxin domain-containing protein, whose translation MPEFDVVDLGPADHPASGDEAPDFVRPLVTADDWTDRSLSSLLEEGATVLVFTPMIGSFVAQYVWDELRERGWGVAGDAGESGVSVAGVTASTPYSISHFLDEREYPFSIFADPANEVAAAYGIAHDLDGMAGVSEPRLAFVAVGGEGAVEAAWVAREWPEFPDYDDLEARLGLA comes from the coding sequence ATGCCTGAGTTCGACGTCGTCGATCTCGGACCCGCCGACCACCCCGCGTCCGGCGACGAGGCCCCCGACTTCGTCCGCCCGCTGGTGACCGCAGACGACTGGACCGACCGGTCGCTTTCCTCCCTGCTCGAGGAGGGGGCGACGGTCCTGGTGTTCACCCCCATGATCGGCTCGTTCGTCGCCCAGTACGTTTGGGACGAACTCCGCGAGCGCGGCTGGGGTGTTGCCGGCGACGCCGGCGAGAGCGGCGTGTCGGTAGCCGGCGTTACCGCCTCGACGCCGTATTCGATCTCGCACTTCCTCGACGAGCGCGAGTACCCGTTCTCGATCTTCGCCGATCCCGCGAACGAGGTGGCCGCCGCCTACGGAATCGCCCACGACTTAGACGGGATGGCCGGCGTGAGCGAACCGCGCCTCGCGTTCGTTGCGGTCGGCGGCGAGGGCGCCGTCGAGGCGGCGTGGGTCGCCCGCGAGTGGCCCGAGTTCCCCGACTACGACGACCTCGAGGCGCGACTCGGTCTCGCATAG
- a CDS encoding glutathione S-transferase N-terminal domain-containing protein, with the protein MADVTEPPLTLYRLQACPYCERVVRRLQEYGLEYRSRFVEPLHSRRDAVKRAAGVRTVPVLVDERTGVTMAESANIVDYLESTYADGSLEESTADSSVTATDAGGDD; encoded by the coding sequence ATGGCAGACGTTACGGAACCACCGCTCACGCTGTACCGACTGCAGGCCTGTCCGTACTGCGAGCGAGTCGTTCGCCGCCTCCAGGAGTACGGCCTCGAGTACCGCTCGCGATTCGTCGAGCCGCTGCACTCCCGGCGGGACGCCGTCAAACGCGCCGCGGGCGTCCGCACCGTGCCGGTGCTCGTCGACGAGCGCACCGGCGTCACGATGGCCGAGAGCGCCAACATCGTCGACTACCTCGAGTCGACCTACGCTGACGGCTCGCTCGAGGAATCGACCGCCGACAGTAGTGTGACCGCCACCGACGCCGGGGGTGACGACTGA
- a CDS encoding hemolysin family protein gives MVLISLLEVVPLAYEIPGTGIEIAESTVTWFGIAAVAVLILLSGFFSSSEIAMFSLPKHRVEGMVEEEVPGAARVKALKDDPHRLLVTILVGNNIVNIAMSSIATAVISLHLGGLYGVIFATFGITAIVLLFGESAPKSYAVENTESWAIRVAKPLKTTEYLLYPMVVLFDYLTRQVNKVTGSTGAIETPYVTRDEIQGMIESGEREGVLEEEEHEMLQRIFRFNQTIVKEVMTPRLDITAVPKDADVDEAIETCIQSGHARIPVYEGSLDNVQGVVHIRDLVRDLNYGETEDLELQDLIQPTLHVPESKNVDELLAEMRENRMHMVIVIDEFGTTEGLVTMEDVVEEIVGEILEGGEEVPIEEIDENTVLVRGEVNIEEVNEALEIDLPEGEEFETIAGFIFNRAGRLVEEGEEITYDGVRITIEDVENTRIMKARLTKLPEYERTAEAAENDDTE, from the coding sequence ATGGTGCTGATTTCGCTCCTGGAGGTGGTGCCTCTCGCCTACGAGATCCCCGGAACCGGGATCGAGATCGCGGAGTCGACGGTCACGTGGTTCGGGATCGCCGCCGTCGCCGTGCTCATCCTGCTGTCGGGGTTTTTCTCCTCCTCGGAGATCGCGATGTTCTCGCTGCCGAAACACCGCGTCGAGGGGATGGTCGAGGAGGAGGTTCCGGGAGCGGCCCGCGTCAAGGCGCTCAAGGACGACCCCCACCGGCTGCTCGTGACGATCCTCGTCGGAAACAACATCGTCAACATCGCGATGTCCTCGATCGCGACGGCCGTGATCTCGCTTCACCTCGGCGGGCTGTACGGCGTCATCTTCGCGACGTTCGGTATCACCGCGATCGTTCTGCTGTTCGGTGAGAGCGCCCCCAAATCCTACGCGGTCGAGAACACCGAGTCGTGGGCGATCCGGGTCGCCAAACCGCTGAAAACCACCGAGTACCTGCTGTACCCGATGGTCGTCCTCTTCGACTACCTCACCCGCCAGGTCAACAAAGTCACCGGCTCGACGGGCGCGATCGAGACTCCCTACGTCACCCGCGACGAGATCCAGGGGATGATCGAATCGGGCGAGCGCGAGGGCGTCTTAGAGGAGGAAGAACACGAGATGCTCCAGCGCATCTTCCGGTTCAACCAGACCATCGTCAAGGAGGTGATGACGCCGCGCCTGGACATAACCGCGGTCCCGAAAGACGCCGACGTCGACGAGGCGATCGAAACCTGCATCCAGAGCGGTCACGCCCGCATTCCGGTCTACGAGGGGAGTCTCGACAACGTTCAGGGCGTCGTCCACATCCGGGATCTAGTTCGAGACCTCAACTACGGCGAGACCGAGGATCTCGAGCTACAGGACCTGATCCAGCCCACGCTGCACGTCCCCGAGTCGAAGAACGTCGACGAACTACTGGCGGAGATGCGCGAGAACCGGATGCACATGGTGATCGTGATCGACGAGTTCGGCACCACCGAGGGGCTCGTGACGATGGAGGACGTCGTCGAGGAGATCGTCGGCGAAATCCTGGAGGGTGGCGAGGAGGTTCCCATCGAGGAGATCGACGAGAACACCGTCCTCGTCCGGGGCGAAGTCAACATCGAGGAGGTAAACGAAGCCCTCGAGATCGACCTCCCCGAGGGCGAGGAGTTCGAGACTATCGCCGGCTTCATCTTCAACCGCGCGGGTCGGCTCGTCGAGGAGGGCGAGGAGATCACCTACGACGGCGTCCGGATCACGATCGAGGACGTCGAGAACACGCGGATCATGAAGGCCCGCCTGACGAAGCTCCCCGAGTACGAACGGACGGCCGAAGCGGCCGAGAACGACGACACCGAGTGA
- a CDS encoding inorganic phosphate transporter, which translates to MVDVATLGTFAVAAVASLFMAWTIGAGSSGSTPFAPAVGANAISVMRAGFLVGLCCFLGAVFQGANVSEAVGEELIGGVTLSAEAATIALTIAATLVAIGVFTGYPIATAFTVTGAVIGVGFAMGGDPAWLKYQEIAALWLLTPFVGGGIAYLTARALREEPIPERHVVLILAAIVGVLLANIEFAVLGPPDGGASVAVTLSAWIPGPSAFGVVAATGLLAIAFTAALHRDMRAGTTIAERHFLLVLGGLVAFSAGGSQVGLAVGPLVPLSDDVGLSITALLLGGGVGLLVGAWTGAPRMIKAISQDYSSLGPRRSIAALIPSFAIAQVAILYGIPVSFNQIVVSAIIGSGYAAAASGGGVSARKMGFTVLAWAISFVLSIVVSFGAYRGVAWLLF; encoded by the coding sequence ATGGTCGACGTAGCGACGCTGGGGACGTTCGCCGTTGCAGCCGTCGCAAGTCTGTTCATGGCGTGGACGATCGGTGCGGGCTCGAGCGGCTCGACGCCGTTCGCGCCCGCGGTGGGCGCGAACGCGATCTCGGTGATGCGCGCCGGGTTTCTCGTCGGTCTCTGCTGTTTTCTGGGTGCAGTGTTCCAAGGTGCGAACGTTTCGGAAGCAGTCGGCGAGGAACTCATCGGGGGCGTGACGCTGTCGGCCGAGGCCGCAACGATCGCACTCACGATCGCGGCCACGTTAGTCGCCATCGGCGTCTTCACCGGTTACCCGATAGCGACGGCGTTCACCGTCACCGGTGCGGTGATCGGCGTCGGATTCGCGATGGGGGGCGATCCGGCCTGGCTGAAGTACCAGGAGATCGCCGCCCTCTGGCTGCTGACGCCGTTCGTCGGCGGCGGGATCGCGTATCTCACCGCTCGAGCGCTCCGCGAGGAGCCGATTCCGGAACGCCACGTCGTACTGATTCTGGCAGCGATCGTCGGCGTGTTGCTGGCGAACATCGAGTTCGCGGTGCTCGGGCCGCCAGACGGCGGCGCGTCGGTCGCCGTAACGCTGTCGGCCTGGATTCCGGGGCCGAGTGCCTTCGGCGTCGTCGCTGCGACGGGGCTTCTCGCGATCGCGTTCACCGCCGCGCTCCACAGGGACATGCGCGCCGGAACGACGATCGCCGAACGGCACTTCCTGCTCGTTCTCGGCGGCCTCGTCGCCTTCTCCGCCGGGGGGAGCCAGGTCGGCCTCGCCGTCGGTCCGCTGGTTCCGCTCTCCGACGACGTCGGCCTCTCGATCACTGCCCTCCTGCTCGGTGGCGGCGTTGGCCTGCTGGTCGGAGCGTGGACCGGCGCACCGCGGATGATCAAGGCGATCTCCCAGGACTACTCCTCGCTGGGCCCCCGGCGGTCGATTGCCGCACTCATTCCGTCGTTCGCCATCGCACAGGTCGCGATTCTGTACGGTATTCCCGTCTCGTTCAACCAGATCGTCGTCAGTGCGATCATCGGCAGCGGCTACGCCGCGGCGGCGTCCGGCGGCGGCGTCAGCGCCCGAAAGATGGGGTTTACCGTCCTCGCGTGGGCGATCTCGTTCGTTCTCTCGATCGTCGTCTCCTTCGGCGCCTACCGCGGCGTCGCGTGGCTGCTGTTCTGA
- a CDS encoding DUF5828 family protein, protein MEESISGFKIRGDWGDVVEHGERVTQALRDARVHEPEHDYGARYARAFEEWEEWRPKAHETLETDVSAKTADKASVEEGRGERAGKDVDEDIQTAGEKLSESYEALEADDADQAVGNWKESIDYVARAADTASRKALRRVEDTVYQRVMTQLAPYYFDNELVSANIQQSGRGNGEEFIFEVNVNDDALKDSVSDTLAEYEDTVDRWHVEIEKDTDASEAIEGAEPPPEPEDHSRSTTN, encoded by the coding sequence ATGGAAGAGAGCATCTCCGGATTCAAGATCCGCGGCGACTGGGGCGACGTCGTCGAACACGGAGAGCGCGTGACGCAGGCGCTTCGGGACGCACGCGTCCACGAGCCCGAACACGACTACGGCGCCCGGTACGCCCGCGCCTTCGAGGAGTGGGAGGAGTGGCGGCCGAAAGCCCACGAAACCCTCGAGACCGACGTCAGCGCGAAGACCGCGGACAAAGCCAGCGTCGAGGAGGGCCGCGGCGAGCGCGCGGGAAAGGACGTCGACGAGGACATCCAGACCGCCGGCGAGAAGCTCTCGGAGTCCTACGAGGCCCTCGAGGCCGACGACGCCGACCAGGCGGTGGGCAACTGGAAGGAGTCGATCGACTACGTCGCCCGCGCGGCAGACACCGCCAGCCGGAAGGCGCTGCGACGCGTCGAGGACACCGTCTACCAGCGGGTGATGACCCAGCTCGCACCGTACTACTTCGACAACGAGCTGGTCAGCGCCAACATCCAGCAGTCGGGCCGGGGCAACGGCGAGGAGTTCATCTTCGAAGTCAACGTCAACGACGACGCGCTGAAAGACAGCGTCTCCGACACCCTCGCGGAGTACGAGGACACCGTCGACCGCTGGCACGTCGAGATCGAAAAGGACACCGACGCCTCCGAAGCCATCGAGGGTGCAGAGCCGCCGCCGGAGCCCGAGGACCACTCCCGGTCGACGACGAACTGA
- a CDS encoding SRPBCC family protein — translation MGTVEVSRFVSTQPAVLERRLTPDAIVECEGTFTVGDVEKRDGEWIVDAAARGLATRVRFEPLENGFRYEHVGGPLETLETTLTYAPENEGVRVVARSTVEMGVPPAALTDRIAAWKRRGELERTLEGISTLAAE, via the coding sequence ATGGGAACGGTGGAGGTCTCCCGGTTCGTCAGCACGCAGCCGGCGGTGCTCGAGCGCCGACTCACGCCCGACGCCATCGTCGAGTGCGAGGGGACGTTCACGGTCGGCGACGTCGAAAAGCGAGACGGCGAGTGGATCGTCGACGCCGCCGCGCGCGGGCTCGCGACCCGGGTCCGGTTCGAGCCGCTCGAGAACGGCTTTCGCTACGAGCACGTCGGCGGACCGCTCGAGACCCTCGAGACGACGCTCACCTACGCGCCGGAGAACGAGGGCGTCCGCGTCGTCGCCCGCTCGACGGTCGAGATGGGGGTCCCGCCGGCCGCGCTCACCGACCGGATCGCCGCCTGGAAGCGCAGGGGCGAACTCGAGCGGACGCTCGAGGGGATTTCCACGCTGGCGGCGGAGTGA
- the upp gene encoding uracil phosphoribosyltransferase has product MPIEDRDEAYLVTHALAKDTLSRLRDVETEQVGFRKGLVKLGRICGYEIIDGRMDTEYVEIETPLEATMGERVKGLDDVVIINVLRAATPFVEGLLKAFPRARQGVISASRDEEAGRGADGTFPITVDYVKLPEIREEDTVIVADPMLATGSTMCTVLEHVIESSPEPEHLIVLSAVSAPDGLLRVGEAFPEVDLLTVSIDDYLDDDGFIVPGLGDAGDRAFRTT; this is encoded by the coding sequence ATGCCGATCGAAGACAGGGACGAGGCCTACCTCGTCACCCACGCACTGGCGAAGGACACCCTCTCGCGGCTGCGAGACGTCGAAACCGAGCAGGTGGGCTTTCGAAAGGGGCTCGTCAAACTCGGCCGGATCTGCGGCTACGAGATCATCGACGGTCGGATGGACACCGAGTACGTCGAGATCGAGACGCCCCTCGAGGCGACGATGGGCGAGCGCGTCAAGGGCCTCGACGACGTGGTGATCATCAACGTGTTGCGGGCGGCGACGCCGTTCGTCGAGGGGCTGCTCAAGGCGTTCCCGCGGGCCAGACAGGGCGTCATCAGCGCCAGTCGCGACGAGGAAGCAGGCCGCGGCGCCGACGGCACGTTCCCCATCACGGTCGACTACGTGAAGCTGCCCGAGATCCGCGAGGAGGACACCGTGATCGTCGCCGATCCGATGCTCGCGACGGGGAGTACGATGTGTACCGTCCTCGAGCACGTCATCGAGAGCTCGCCCGAACCGGAACACCTGATCGTCCTCTCGGCGGTGTCGGCGCCCGACGGCCTGCTCCGCGTGGGCGAGGCGTTCCCCGAGGTCGACCTGCTGACGGTGTCGATCGACGACTACCTCGACGACGACGGCTTCATCGTCCCCGGACTGGGCGACGCGGGCGACCGCGCGTTCCGGACGACGTAG
- a CDS encoding YgaP family membrane protein — MKRNVGGLDRLLRLAVGLALLVVGYRYRRRTAGTVAFIAGSDVLASGVLGRCPMNALLGIDTCGES; from the coding sequence ATGAAACGCAACGTCGGCGGACTCGACCGCCTGCTACGGCTCGCCGTCGGACTCGCGCTGCTCGTCGTCGGCTACCGGTACCGACGCCGTACCGCCGGAACGGTCGCGTTCATCGCCGGCAGCGACGTCCTCGCGAGCGGCGTGCTCGGCCGCTGTCCGATGAACGCGCTGCTCGGAATCGACACCTGCGGGGAGTCGTGA